A stretch of the Mesorhizobium sp. Pch-S genome encodes the following:
- a CDS encoding TetR/AcrR family transcriptional regulator C-terminal domain-containing protein, translated as METDTSQSGAEAQNAQPEALTDRQKDVLDTVLRLLVEEGDNLSMTTVARRASCSKETLYKWFGDRDGLLTATVRWQASKVRVTPVDQGNPDLISLVESLEGYARDWLKVIASDTSIALNRVAVSHAGSGKDNLGAIVLENGRFALARRLKPVLDAGRRAGLLVFEDAETAFRTFFGLVARDVQIRLLLGDWPGLTEATIETDAERATQQFLALYGQNPGRRATDFNGKE; from the coding sequence ATGGAAACGGACACCAGTCAGAGTGGAGCGGAGGCGCAGAATGCGCAACCCGAAGCGCTGACCGATCGCCAGAAAGACGTGCTCGATACCGTTTTGCGGCTTCTCGTCGAGGAGGGCGATAACCTTTCCATGACGACGGTGGCGCGGCGCGCCTCCTGCTCCAAGGAAACGCTCTACAAATGGTTCGGCGATCGCGATGGGTTGCTCACAGCGACCGTGCGCTGGCAGGCGTCGAAAGTGCGGGTTACCCCGGTCGACCAGGGCAATCCCGATCTGATTTCCCTCGTGGAAAGCCTGGAAGGCTATGCACGCGACTGGCTGAAGGTGATCGCCAGCGACACGTCGATCGCGCTGAACCGCGTTGCGGTCAGTCATGCCGGTTCGGGCAAGGATAATCTCGGCGCCATCGTCCTCGAAAACGGCCGCTTTGCGCTCGCCAGGCGTCTGAAGCCTGTGCTCGATGCCGGCAGGCGGGCAGGGCTTCTTGTTTTCGAGGATGCCGAGACCGCTTTTCGTACTTTTTTCGGATTGGTCGCGCGCGACGTGCAGATCCGCCTGTTGCTCGGTGATTGGCCCGGTCTGACCGAAGCCACCATCGAAACCGATGCGGAGCGCGCCACCCAGCAGTTTCTCGCTCTTTACGGGCAAAACCCCGGCCGCAGGGCCACTGACTTCAACGGGAAGGAATAA
- a CDS encoding LysR family transcriptional regulator, translated as MVSSRIDTNRLGEMDVFVRVVELCGFSPAARALRLSPSAVSKLIARLETRLGARLFNRSTRKLALTAEGNIFYERCVRILADVDSAEREAAAGAAPRGRLRVNCNTAFSQWMLTPIVPEFLARYPEIVLDLVVSDVVVDLLQEHADVAIRVGPLANSSLIARKLGESKAIVVASPTYLQRAGTPRTPAELAYHNLLGFGFSRLVEGWPFLDENGQVVRIAPQGNALASDGDTMRRLALAGVGIARTARFHMEEDLAAGRLVPLLEDYSPGEVEPIHAVYVGQGGVLPARVRAFLDFLAEKVRVR; from the coding sequence ATGGTCTCTTCCCGCATCGACACCAACCGCCTCGGCGAAATGGATGTGTTCGTGCGCGTGGTGGAGTTATGCGGCTTTTCGCCGGCAGCCAGGGCGCTCAGACTCTCGCCCTCCGCCGTCAGCAAGCTGATCGCGCGGCTGGAGACACGTCTCGGTGCCCGCTTGTTCAACCGATCTACCCGCAAGTTGGCGCTGACTGCCGAGGGCAACATTTTCTACGAGCGTTGCGTGCGCATCCTGGCTGACGTCGACAGTGCCGAACGCGAGGCCGCCGCAGGGGCCGCGCCGCGGGGACGCCTGAGGGTCAATTGCAACACTGCCTTCTCGCAATGGATGCTCACTCCGATCGTACCGGAGTTCCTGGCGCGGTATCCCGAGATCGTGCTCGACCTCGTCGTTTCCGACGTGGTGGTGGATCTGCTGCAGGAACACGCCGACGTGGCTATCCGCGTTGGTCCCCTGGCCAATTCCAGCCTGATTGCACGCAAGCTTGGGGAGAGCAAGGCAATCGTGGTGGCTTCGCCGACCTATCTGCAGCGTGCCGGCACGCCGCGGACGCCCGCAGAACTAGCCTATCACAACCTGCTTGGCTTCGGTTTTTCCCGATTGGTAGAAGGCTGGCCATTTCTCGATGAAAACGGGCAGGTGGTGCGCATCGCACCTCAAGGTAATGCGCTGGCCAGCGACGGCGACACCATGAGACGTCTGGCGCTTGCCGGTGTCGGCATTGCCCGTACTGCCCGCTTTCACATGGAAGAAGACCTCGCCGCTGGCCGTCTCGTGCCGTTGCTCGAAGACTATAGCCCCGGTGAAGTCGAGCCGATCCACGCCGTCTATGTCGGACAAGGTGGCGTGCTGCCGGCGCGTGTGCGTGCCTTTCTCGACTTCCTCGCCGAGAAGGTGAGGGTGCGATAG